A section of the Triplophysa dalaica isolate WHDGS20190420 chromosome 8, ASM1584641v1, whole genome shotgun sequence genome encodes:
- the LOC130427524 gene encoding uncharacterized protein LOC130427524 isoform X2, producing the protein MTAESAELIRDGAVSSSRWSERTLPLCVSALVLLIVGVGILSALAAGPLHAQCAVEWNIGIPCFDVSALLVNQIKEWSTETCTGTSQRCRYSLTTVNADDITATHTTPVMRFVDDLTFNLSSPHPDTCDVQGRSVSRSWYAMFDGGTNYLNMYNLMRGSGLFSSPSFTESTSDRLCTQFSSTRQNLPP; encoded by the exons ATGACCGCTGAATCCGCAGAGCTGATACGTGACGGGGCGGTTTCGTCCTCCCGCTGGTCTGAGCGCACTCTGCCGCTGTGCGTGTCCGCGCTCGTGCTGCTGATCGTCGGCGTCGGGATACTGAGCGCTTTGGCGGCCGGTCCGCTCCACGCGCAGTGCGCTGTTGAGTG GAACATCGGCATCCCCTGCTTTGACGTGTCCGCGCTTTTGGTAAACCAGATAAAAGAGTGGTCAACCGAAACATGCACCGGGACGAGTCAGCGATGCCGTTATTCC CTGACCACAGTAAATGCAGATGACATCACCGCCACACACACCACACCTGTGATGAGATTTGTGGATGACCTCACCTTCAACCTCAGCAGTCCGCACCCAGACACCTGTGATGTGCAG GGACGGTCTGTCTCTCGCAGCTGGTATGCCATGTTCGATGGCGGAACAAACTACCTGAACATGTATAACCTCATGAGAG gcAGCGGTCTCTTCTCTTCTCCCAGTTTTACTGAGTCCACCAGTGACAGATTATGTACGCAGTTCTCCTCCACTCGACAGAATCTTCCCCCATAA
- the LOC130427524 gene encoding uncharacterized protein LOC130427524 isoform X1: MTAESAELIRDGAVSSSRWSERTLPLCVSALVLLIVGVGILSALAAGPLHAQCAVEWYVNRNKHKRADNNSASQIRVRLDTLLSCRNIGIPCFDVSALLVNQIKEWSTETCTGTSQRCRYSLTTVNADDITATHTTPVMRFVDDLTFNLSSPHPDTCDVQGRSVSRSWYAMFDGGTNYLNMYNLMRGSGLFSSPSFTESTSDRLCTQFSSTRQNLPP, encoded by the exons ATGACCGCTGAATCCGCAGAGCTGATACGTGACGGGGCGGTTTCGTCCTCCCGCTGGTCTGAGCGCACTCTGCCGCTGTGCGTGTCCGCGCTCGTGCTGCTGATCGTCGGCGTCGGGATACTGAGCGCTTTGGCGGCCGGTCCGCTCCACGCGCAGTGCGCTGTTGAGTGGTATGTGAACCGCAATAAACATAAACGAGCCGATAATAATTCTGCGAGTCAAATACGTGTTCGTTTggatactttattatcatgcaGGAACATCGGCATCCCCTGCTTTGACGTGTCCGCGCTTTTGGTAAACCAGATAAAAGAGTGGTCAACCGAAACATGCACCGGGACGAGTCAGCGATGCCGTTATTCC CTGACCACAGTAAATGCAGATGACATCACCGCCACACACACCACACCTGTGATGAGATTTGTGGATGACCTCACCTTCAACCTCAGCAGTCCGCACCCAGACACCTGTGATGTGCAG GGACGGTCTGTCTCTCGCAGCTGGTATGCCATGTTCGATGGCGGAACAAACTACCTGAACATGTATAACCTCATGAGAG gcAGCGGTCTCTTCTCTTCTCCCAGTTTTACTGAGTCCACCAGTGACAGATTATGTACGCAGTTCTCCTCCACTCGACAGAATCTTCCCCCATAA
- the steap3 gene encoding metalloreductase STEAP3 isoform X2, with product MADDMSAPLLSDSESSADAQTTCPSSPTAVILGSGDFSRSLAMRLVGCGVPVIVGTRCVNRIPSGLFPDAVELKSQEEAASQVDCVLFMALFPEHYSSLLGLRSTLVGKVLVDVSNAAETNTRGPSNAERLAELFPDSLVVKGFNTVSAWDLQTGAHDGSKQVSICSDSANAKRKVLQLAQHMGFHPVDMGGLSASREIEVAPLRLFPSWSGPILVTFLLFFFFYGYGFLREVLLPFLAQGHNVFYRLALDVVNESLPAVALVTLALVYLPGLFAASLQLWRGTKYRRFPSWLDKWMQCRKELGLLSFLCAALHGVFSICGPLRRVTQHKSINAAYKQVEAGVEEPWDEVGVWRSDLYLSCGVLGLGVLSLLAITSLPSVGNSLNWREFTFVQSGLGYLALTLSIMHTLFFGWDFAFQAKAYSFYMPPSYVVAAALPCAVLVCRCFLLLPFISNRLARLRRGWESRHNCPVLQRHPVVANGVSQQV from the exons ATGGCCGATGACATGTCCGCTCCTCTGCTCTCAGACTCTGAATCCTCTGCTGACGCTCAGACCACATGCCCCTCCAGCCCGACAGCGGTCATACTCGGGTCCGGAGACTTCTCTCGGTCTCTGGCTATGCGGCTGGTGGGTTGTGGCGTTCCAGTGATTGTTGGGACCCGATGTGTGAATCGCATCCCATCGGGTCTGTTTCCGGATGCGGTGGAGCTGAAGAGCCAGGAGGAGGCAGCATCACAGGTGGATTGTGTGTTGTTCATGGCTTTGTTCCCTGAGCACTACTCCTCTCTGCTGGGGCTACGGTCCACACTGGTCGGGAAAGTGCTGGTGGATGTCAGTAACGCAGCGGAGACGAACACCCGTGGGCCATCCAATGCGGAGCGACTGGCCGAGCTGTTTCCAGACAGTCTGGTGGTCAAAGGTTTTAACACGGTTTCAGCCTGGGACCTGCAGACCGGGGCACATGACGGGAGCAAACAG GTCTCGATATGCAGTGACAGCGCAAATGCAAAGAGGAAAGTTCTGCAGTTGGCACAGCACATGGGCTTCCATCCCGTGGATATGGGCGGCCTGTCAGCCTCTCGAGAAATTGAGGTAGCTCCGTTGCGCCTATTCCCGTCTTGGAGTGGGCCGATCCTTGTCACATTTCttctgttcttcttcttctacggTTACGGTTTCCTGCGGGAAGTTCTGCTGCCGtttcttgctcaaggacacaacGTATTCTACCGTCTTGCTCTTGATGTGGTGAACGAGAGTTTGCCGGCGGTCGCTTTGGTGACCTTAGCGCTCGTATACTTGCCGGGTTTGTTTGCCGCATCGTTGCAGCTTTGGAGGGGCACCAAGTATCGCCGCTTCCCGTCTTGGTTGGACAAGTGGATGCAGTGCCGGAAGGAGCTGGGTCTGTTGAGCTTCTTGTGTGCAGCGTTACATGGCGTCTTCAGTATCTGTGGGCCACTGCGGCGAGTTACACAACACAAGTCCATCAATGCTGCCTACAAACAG GTTGAGGCTGGGGTTGAGGAACCCTGGGATGAGGTGGGAGTTTGGCGTTCTGATCTCTACCTCTCGTGTGGAGTGTTGGGTCTAGGTGTCCTTTCTCTACTGGCCATCACATCCCTTCCCTCGGTAGGCAACAGCCTTAACTGGAGAGAGTTTACCTTTGTACAG TCTGGTTTGGGATACTTGGCCCTGACGCTGTCTATCATGCACACACTCTTCTTTGGCTGGGATTTTGCATTCCAGGCCAAGGCCTATTCATTCTACATGCCACCGAGCTACGTAGTCGCTGCAGCTCTGCCGTGTGCTGTCCTGGTATGCCGCTGTTTCCTGCTGCTCCCCTTCATCTCCAACAGATTGGCA
- the steap3 gene encoding metalloreductase STEAP3 isoform X1, protein MFLLRVSMADDMSAPLLSDSESSADAQTTCPSSPTAVILGSGDFSRSLAMRLVGCGVPVIVGTRCVNRIPSGLFPDAVELKSQEEAASQVDCVLFMALFPEHYSSLLGLRSTLVGKVLVDVSNAAETNTRGPSNAERLAELFPDSLVVKGFNTVSAWDLQTGAHDGSKQVSICSDSANAKRKVLQLAQHMGFHPVDMGGLSASREIEVAPLRLFPSWSGPILVTFLLFFFFYGYGFLREVLLPFLAQGHNVFYRLALDVVNESLPAVALVTLALVYLPGLFAASLQLWRGTKYRRFPSWLDKWMQCRKELGLLSFLCAALHGVFSICGPLRRVTQHKSINAAYKQVEAGVEEPWDEVGVWRSDLYLSCGVLGLGVLSLLAITSLPSVGNSLNWREFTFVQSGLGYLALTLSIMHTLFFGWDFAFQAKAYSFYMPPSYVVAAALPCAVLVCRCFLLLPFISNRLARLRRGWESRHNCPVLQRHPVVANGVSQQV, encoded by the exons ATGTTTCTTCTCAGGGTCAGTATGGCCGATGACATGTCCGCTCCTCTGCTCTCAGACTCTGAATCCTCTGCTGACGCTCAGACCACATGCCCCTCCAGCCCGACAGCGGTCATACTCGGGTCCGGAGACTTCTCTCGGTCTCTGGCTATGCGGCTGGTGGGTTGTGGCGTTCCAGTGATTGTTGGGACCCGATGTGTGAATCGCATCCCATCGGGTCTGTTTCCGGATGCGGTGGAGCTGAAGAGCCAGGAGGAGGCAGCATCACAGGTGGATTGTGTGTTGTTCATGGCTTTGTTCCCTGAGCACTACTCCTCTCTGCTGGGGCTACGGTCCACACTGGTCGGGAAAGTGCTGGTGGATGTCAGTAACGCAGCGGAGACGAACACCCGTGGGCCATCCAATGCGGAGCGACTGGCCGAGCTGTTTCCAGACAGTCTGGTGGTCAAAGGTTTTAACACGGTTTCAGCCTGGGACCTGCAGACCGGGGCACATGACGGGAGCAAACAG GTCTCGATATGCAGTGACAGCGCAAATGCAAAGAGGAAAGTTCTGCAGTTGGCACAGCACATGGGCTTCCATCCCGTGGATATGGGCGGCCTGTCAGCCTCTCGAGAAATTGAGGTAGCTCCGTTGCGCCTATTCCCGTCTTGGAGTGGGCCGATCCTTGTCACATTTCttctgttcttcttcttctacggTTACGGTTTCCTGCGGGAAGTTCTGCTGCCGtttcttgctcaaggacacaacGTATTCTACCGTCTTGCTCTTGATGTGGTGAACGAGAGTTTGCCGGCGGTCGCTTTGGTGACCTTAGCGCTCGTATACTTGCCGGGTTTGTTTGCCGCATCGTTGCAGCTTTGGAGGGGCACCAAGTATCGCCGCTTCCCGTCTTGGTTGGACAAGTGGATGCAGTGCCGGAAGGAGCTGGGTCTGTTGAGCTTCTTGTGTGCAGCGTTACATGGCGTCTTCAGTATCTGTGGGCCACTGCGGCGAGTTACACAACACAAGTCCATCAATGCTGCCTACAAACAG GTTGAGGCTGGGGTTGAGGAACCCTGGGATGAGGTGGGAGTTTGGCGTTCTGATCTCTACCTCTCGTGTGGAGTGTTGGGTCTAGGTGTCCTTTCTCTACTGGCCATCACATCCCTTCCCTCGGTAGGCAACAGCCTTAACTGGAGAGAGTTTACCTTTGTACAG TCTGGTTTGGGATACTTGGCCCTGACGCTGTCTATCATGCACACACTCTTCTTTGGCTGGGATTTTGCATTCCAGGCCAAGGCCTATTCATTCTACATGCCACCGAGCTACGTAGTCGCTGCAGCTCTGCCGTGTGCTGTCCTGGTATGCCGCTGTTTCCTGCTGCTCCCCTTCATCTCCAACAGATTGGCA
- the steap3 gene encoding metalloreductase STEAP3 isoform X3 — protein sequence MFLLRVSMADDMSAPLLSDSESSADAQTTCPSSPTAVILGSGDFSRSLAMRLVGCGVPVIVGTRCVNRIPSGLFPDAVELKSQEEAASQVDCVLFMALFPEHYSSLLGLRSTLVGKVLVDVSNAAETNTRGPSNAERLAELFPDSLVVKGFNTVSAWDLQTGAHDGSKQVSICSDSANAKRKVLQLAQHMGFHPVDMGGLSASREIEVAPLRLFPSWSGPILVTFLLFFFFYGYGFLREVLLPFLAQGHNVFYRLALDVVNESLPAVALVTLALVYLPGLFAASLQLWRGTKYRRFPSWLDKWMQCRKELGLLSFLCAALHGVFSICGPLRRVTQHKSINAAYKQSGLGYLALTLSIMHTLFFGWDFAFQAKAYSFYMPPSYVVAAALPCAVLVCRCFLLLPFISNRLARLRRGWESRHNCPVLQRHPVVANGVSQQV from the exons ATGTTTCTTCTCAGGGTCAGTATGGCCGATGACATGTCCGCTCCTCTGCTCTCAGACTCTGAATCCTCTGCTGACGCTCAGACCACATGCCCCTCCAGCCCGACAGCGGTCATACTCGGGTCCGGAGACTTCTCTCGGTCTCTGGCTATGCGGCTGGTGGGTTGTGGCGTTCCAGTGATTGTTGGGACCCGATGTGTGAATCGCATCCCATCGGGTCTGTTTCCGGATGCGGTGGAGCTGAAGAGCCAGGAGGAGGCAGCATCACAGGTGGATTGTGTGTTGTTCATGGCTTTGTTCCCTGAGCACTACTCCTCTCTGCTGGGGCTACGGTCCACACTGGTCGGGAAAGTGCTGGTGGATGTCAGTAACGCAGCGGAGACGAACACCCGTGGGCCATCCAATGCGGAGCGACTGGCCGAGCTGTTTCCAGACAGTCTGGTGGTCAAAGGTTTTAACACGGTTTCAGCCTGGGACCTGCAGACCGGGGCACATGACGGGAGCAAACAG GTCTCGATATGCAGTGACAGCGCAAATGCAAAGAGGAAAGTTCTGCAGTTGGCACAGCACATGGGCTTCCATCCCGTGGATATGGGCGGCCTGTCAGCCTCTCGAGAAATTGAGGTAGCTCCGTTGCGCCTATTCCCGTCTTGGAGTGGGCCGATCCTTGTCACATTTCttctgttcttcttcttctacggTTACGGTTTCCTGCGGGAAGTTCTGCTGCCGtttcttgctcaaggacacaacGTATTCTACCGTCTTGCTCTTGATGTGGTGAACGAGAGTTTGCCGGCGGTCGCTTTGGTGACCTTAGCGCTCGTATACTTGCCGGGTTTGTTTGCCGCATCGTTGCAGCTTTGGAGGGGCACCAAGTATCGCCGCTTCCCGTCTTGGTTGGACAAGTGGATGCAGTGCCGGAAGGAGCTGGGTCTGTTGAGCTTCTTGTGTGCAGCGTTACATGGCGTCTTCAGTATCTGTGGGCCACTGCGGCGAGTTACACAACACAAGTCCATCAATGCTGCCTACAAACAG TCTGGTTTGGGATACTTGGCCCTGACGCTGTCTATCATGCACACACTCTTCTTTGGCTGGGATTTTGCATTCCAGGCCAAGGCCTATTCATTCTACATGCCACCGAGCTACGTAGTCGCTGCAGCTCTGCCGTGTGCTGTCCTGGTATGCCGCTGTTTCCTGCTGCTCCCCTTCATCTCCAACAGATTGGCA